GAGCCTACATCGGCACTCGACCCCGAGATGGTCGGAGAAGTGCTTGATGTGATGAAGTCGCTGGCCAAGGAAGGCATGACGATGGTCATCGTGACCCACGAGATGGGCTTTGCGCGCGAGGTTGGAGACCGGTTGTTATTTATTGACGGCGGCCAGATTGTCGAGCAAGGACCGCCGCGGGAAGTGTTCGCGAATCCGCGGCATCCAAGAACAAAAGAATTCCTTAGCAAAGTACTGTAAGGATTATAGGAAACAAAGAAAGAGACTTCGTAAGGCGGTTATGCCAAACGAAGTCTCTTTTTTTCATAGCGGGGATTGTTCAAGCGGGGGCTTATTTCTTGATCGTAATATTCAAAGCTTGCGCCAGCTTGTTGAAGATGGAGGTATTCTCGAAAATGCCCGTGAACAGCTCCGAGCCTGCGCCTGTTGCCGTAACCGGAACGTCAACGCCCGTATGGCCGGAAGTTGTCCAGTCTACGACAAAATTCATTTTGGAGCCCGCGATCGCGAATGGACCGTCTTCGCCGGAGATTGTCTTGCCATCCGTAGACTCGTCGGAATCGTCTACCTCTTCAACCGAGAAGCCGCCTGTTTCATGGTCGGCAAGAACGAGCACCAGCGTATCCGGATGCTGCTTCGCGAAGTCCTTCGCTACTTTTACGGATTTGTCGAGCTCTTGACCGGCTTTGATCGTGAGTTTCGCGTTATTGTTATGAGCCATTTCATCCGTTGCTTCCTCTTCGACCATAAGGAAGAAGCCTTTTTTGTTTGCGGAGAGGGTATCCAGCGCTTTTTTCGTCATGTCTGGCAGGGAGACGATCGGGTTGTAGACGTCGCCTTGGCCCTCCGGCTTTTGTTGGAACATTTCTTCGTTAGCGAACAGGCCAAGCAGCTTGCCTTTTGCTTTTGTCATGTCCGTTTTGTTCGTTACGTACGTATAACCAAGCGACTTCGCTTTTTTCACCAGGTCGCCTTGCGTTCCTTTGCTTTTCTCGGAAGGATCGGCTGGTGTCTCATCATCGAAAGCACCCTTGTTGCCTGCTGGGTACCAGAAGTCTTCGCCGCCGCCGAGCAGCACGTCAACCTTCGACTTCGTCAAATATTGCAGAGCGATATCGCTTTGCTTGGAGCGGTCCTCTACATGGGAAGCAAAAGCCGCGGGCGTTGCGTCCGTAATTTGGCTTGTCGTAACAAGACCGGTAGACATGCCTTTATCCTTCGCGTATTCCATGATCGTTTTTACGCTTTTTTTATTTGCGTCCACGCCGATTGCGCCGTTGTACGTTTTTACGCCACTCGCATAAGCGGTTGCGGAAGCGGCGGAATCCGTAATTGCGGTTGTTGAGCTTGTATGAATGAGGCCGACGTAAGGCATTGAGTCCATGGCGAGTTGTCCGCTTTCGCCTACTGTAGCGAGCCGGATGGCATCACGCTGCGCGGTGCCCATGCCGTCGCCAACAAAGAGAACAACGTTTTTTGCTTTTTGGGTTGCAGCGTTAACCTGGTTACTGCTCTTAATGCCTGTATAACCGGTAACAACAAGTGCGGCTGCTGCAGTTCCAAGCAGTGCTGTCTTCAAAACTTTGCCTTTCATTCTTGTATCTCCTCCTATTTGATAACTCGATTTCAACTGCATCTTACAGAGCCTCTATTAGGAGAATGTATAGAAGAAGTAAAGCTTTTGTAAATAAGTTACAAAAATAGGATTAAAGTTGGAGGTTTGCGAAAAATCAGATCTATAGTCTTACAAACTCCTGTACCCAATAAGTCCGATAACGGCTGTCAGTTGTCCCGGGTGCATATCCGACTCCCATTTGCGTGAATTTAGGAGACAAAATATTAGCCCGATGGCCTGGGCTGTTCATCCAGGCTTCCATTACGGCGGCCGGTGTGCGTTGTCCGGCAGCGATGTTTTCCCCGTAAGCCGTCCATTCCACGCCAAATTGCGTCAGCATTTGCCCGGGAGTGCCGTATGTGGGAGAGAGATGATCGAAATAAGTATTGTCTCTCATATCCTGCGCTTTAGCTTCTGCCGCCTCAAAAAGCACTTCCAGTCTGCTGAGGGGCTGCAGGCCGGCGGCTTCTCTCGCTTGGTTTACCAGGGCAAACACTTCATCTTCAACGTTTTCCTGCAAAGGATAGAGCAGATCCGTTTTTGCGCTTTTGCTTTCCGTATTCGTTTTCTTCGTAGCGCTAGATTTTTTCTTTGCTGCGGTTTTCTTCTTCGTCACCCAAATTATCCCCCTAATCGCTCGTGCTGCTGGAATATGATATTCTATTCATACGATCAAGTCTGGTTTGGATGGTTGGTCACGTTGATAGAGTAGGAGTGATATAAAATGTTTAACGCAAGCTTATACACGGGTACAAGGGATGAGAACTACACGTTGCTTATCAAGCAATTAACGGGACTAGTAGAGGACGAGAGCAGCCGGATTGCCAATCTGGCGAATGCCTCGGCGCTTCTTCAGCAGTTCCTGGATGATATTAATTGGGTTGGCTTTTACTTGCTGGAAGGGGAAACGCTTGTCCTTGGGCCGTTCCAAGGGAAGCCGGCCTGCACGCGTATCACGGTTGGCAAAGGGGTATGCGGAACAGCCGTAGCCCGCAAGGAAGCGGTTCTGGTTGAAGACGTACATCAGTTCCCCGGGCATATTGCCTGCGACAGTGCTTCCAATTCCGAGCTAGTTATCCCGCTGTACAGCGGCGGTCAGATCATTGGCGTGCTGGATATCGATAGTCCGTCATTCAGCCGTTTCGACGAAACGGACCTTCGTTATTTGACCATTTTTAACGAACGGTTAGGGGAACATCTATAATATCCTGCTAAAAAGGGGGTACATGCTCAGTTTTCTTGGCAATGTGCATCATTCATTAAAATTCAGCAAACGCACAATTTTGGTGAATGCCTATACCGTTTGGGTTTTTAAACATAGGATACTGTACATTAGTTAAAGGAGATGAACAAATGAGCTACGGAGTTGGTCCTGTTGCAGGTGCCGGTTGCGGATATGGTGGCGGCAGTGCTTTTGGATTCATTCTTGTCCTCTTTATTCTGTTGGTCATCATCATCAGATCCGTATGGCTTTAATGTCTATTAAATAAAAGGGGCTGCCCGCGCCATCCCATGGCGCGGGCAGTCTTTTTTTTGTTGCGGCGGGGCATGGTTGCAGGCAGCTGAGGTAGCGTTATAATGAAGGAAATGACTGACGGAAGGGAACAACAGCGATGAACACAAAGATTATACCGATTTATTTGCTTTCGGGGTTTCTTGGCAGCGGCAAGACTACGCTTCTAACCGGTTTGCTGGAACAATGGAAGGCGCAAGGGCTCAAAGCCGCCGTAATTATGAACGAGCTGGGCGATATTAATCTGGATGGCCAGATGATCGGGGATAAAGTACCGATGTCGGAAATGCTGAGCGGCTGCATCTGCTGCACGATCCGAAGCGATCTCAGCCTGGAGATAAAAACCCTGATTGACACGCATCAGCCGGATGTAATCGTGATTGAATCGACCGGTGCGGCGAATCCGATGGAGATTATGGACGGAATCACGGAAGCGGCCATGTATTGCCGGATTGAGCTGCAGAGCGTCATTACCGTCGTGGACGGGCCGGAACTGCTGCAGCGGAGCCGAAGCGGGAAAGGCAAGACGTATAGGCTGATGCGCGATCAGATTCGGTGCGCGACAAGGCTGCTCCTCAACAAAACGGATAAGCTGGCTCCGGACGAGCTGGTGGAGGCGCAGCAGCTCATCCGCGAGATAAATGCGGTTGCTCCTGTTAGGACAACGGTCCGCTGCCAGATGGAAGACTGGGCTTTCATTGAGCGGCAAGCGGAAGATGCCCCGCAGCTGTCCGGCGGGCATCAAGAAGAGGCTGAAAGAAAACATGGGCATCATGACGCCCATCATCATCATACCCATGAGCATGTGATGGTCATGACGCATTATATGAACGGGGCTGTCGACAGCGAAGCGTTTGAGGCGTTTCTGAAGCAGCTGCCGGATCATGTATACCGGGCCAAGGGCATTGTATCGTTATCGGATACGGCCAGCCGCTTCTTGTTCCAATACGCCTACCGGGAAACGGATTTTATCCGGATCACGCCGCAAGGCGAAGTGAATGACGTGGCCGTCTTTATCGGCGAGCATTTCTCGAAGGATGCCGTGCTTGAGGAGCTGCATAAGCTCGAGCGCGAGGGCAGCGATTCGACAGAATAATCGGCAATGCGACAAGACCATGTCTATCTGCTCGTATGCTTGGGAAAAATAATCCATGAGGGGTATTAACGCTCCGGCATCACGAATTGGATAGGAAGGTGTGGCAAGGCATGAAAAGAAAAATCATCGGCGCATTCGCAGCGACTATGCTGCTGCTATCGGCTCCAGTCTATGCGGCGCAGCCGGAGGAGAAGGCTCCAGCAGCTCAGGATAACCGGATGGAGGATGGCCCAAAGCATGGTCATCATCATCATGATGGCAGATTCGGCAAAAACTCGGAAGAACACCGGATGGAGAAACTCCGCTATATGGCTGATTATTTCGGTATTAAGACGGAGGGCAAAACAGCCGAGCAGCTTAGAACGGAGCTGGAAGCGGCAAAGCAGAAGGATAAAGCGAAATGGGAAGCATTCAAGACGGAGCACAAAGCGAAAATGTTGGAGCATCTGCGTCAGAAGGCCAAGGAAAACGGCATTGCAACGGAAGGCAAGACAGCCGAGCAGCTTCGCGAGGAGCTCCATAAGCTTCACCGGATGCATCACAAGAGCGATGCGAAGCAAGAGCCGCAGAGGGATGTTAAACAAGGCTGAACGAAGCTGGGACTATAGAATCAGAAGTAAAGAGGCTGCTCCGCAAGCGAGCAGCCTCTTTCATTTCTCAGTAATATCTTTAAGTTACATTTTTCGACAGTATTCTGTCGAAAAATTGATTATTCTGTCATAGTAATTCCTAGTTTTCCGTTGAATTTATCTTATTTTGTCAAGTATACTAGAACCATATCATAAACTGGAAAATACGCATGAGTAGGTCTATGGACAGATACGGAGGGTAGAATTTTGAGAAAAATAAGGCTCAGCATCGCACAGAAACTAATTACTGCATTGGGAGTTCTAATGCTGACGTCTTATTCTTTGTTAGTTTCTTTCTATCTCACCAAGCTCTATCATACCAGCCTGGAGAAGGGCGAGCTGCTCGCGCAAAAGCAATCTATACAATATATCGACCAATTCACCACATCTATTAACACAAGTCTAGCATCTCTTACCACCATAAGAGATGCTTTGCTTCAAATGCGCTCGGATGGCGTGCAGAACCGTTCTTATGCCGTACATATGCTCGAAACCGTTATTCGCAACAATCCGGATCTGATTGGCTGTTATACGGTGTGGGAGCCGAATGCCTTTGACCGGAACGATTCGAAGAACCGTTTAGCGAGCGGCTATGATGACGAGACCGGGCGGTTTGTTCCTTATATCGTGCGTACCAATGACGGTATTAAAGCGATTCCGACCGTTGATTACAACATGCTGAATGGTGACGGAGATTTTTATCAGGTCGTCAAGCAATCGAAGAAATTCACTTTGTTTGATCCTTATCCCTACAATCTGAACGGCAAGGATATTGTCGTCACCTCGTTTATTCTGCCGATTCTTGATGAGAATGGTCAGTTTCTTGGGATTGTCGGCGGCGATATTTCGCTTCAGACGGTGCAGGACAAGATCCGCAGCATCCGACCGCTCGACGGCCATGCAAGCATTATTACGTCCAATAACTACTATCTGGCTAACGGCGCGTATCCGGACCTTGTTATGAATCCATATGAGATGTGGGAGGGCGGGGGCTCTATTAACGACTATAAGAAGAGCTTCTCCACCATCCAGTACACGCCGGACCGGCATGCGAACGGGCAAATGCTCCGGATGCTGATTCCGATTCGGATTCAGGACTTTACGTGGCATTTCGAAATGGTCATTCCCAAGGGCAATATGCTGACGCAATATTATTCGTCGTTGTGGAGCTCGATTCTGATAGCTGCCGCTACGGTTGTGCTGATGTCCCTGCTGGCACTGCTGATGCTTAAGAAAATTGTTCTGGAAAATATAAAAAAGGTCATTCAAGTTACTTCGGCCGTTGCGATCGGCAACGAAAAGCTGAAGCTCGATATCCGGTCGAACGACGAGTTTGAGACGATGGCTAATCATTTTAACCGGATGGTTGATTTCCGCAAGGAAGCCGAGCATCTGATCCAGCATCAGGCGACCCATGATCTGGTTACCGGGTTCCCTAACCGTTACGGCTATTCGCGGCATGTGGAGACAAGAACGGGCAGTAGCGGGCAATTTGCCTTACTGTACATCGATTTGGACCGGTTCAAGATTATTAACGAGACCCTGGATTATACGATGGGAGATATGCTGCTGAAGCAGGTGGGCAACCGGATCGTTGAAGTAACGGGTCAGTCCGGGCGGGTATTCCGGTTTGGCGGTGACGAGTTTGTCGTGCTTTTGGACGAGATCAGCTACTTGGGACAAGCAACGGCAGTTGCGGCACGGATTTTGAGCGTTATTGCAGAGCCCATCAAGATGAAGGGAAGGCTCTTCTATCTGACGGCGAGCATCGGGATGAGCGTCCAACAGGAATGGACGCCTGAGTCTGGCGACCGTCTAGTGAAGGAATCCGATATCGCCCTGTATGTAGCGAAGAAGCAGCGCAACACGTACAAGCTGTATTCTCCGATGATGAACGATGTTCCGAGCAAAGAACTTATTTTGGAGAACAGTATGTTCGAAGCGCTGGAGTCCAATCAATTCATGCTTCATTATCAGCCGAAGCTGGAAATTCGGACGGGCCGTATTTATGGGGTTGAAGCGCTGCTGCGCTGGAAGCATCCAGAGTTTGGCATGGTGTCTCCGCTCGAATTTATCCCGATTGCCGAGAAGACGGGTTTTATTATTTTACTCGGGGAATGGGTGCTCCGGTCAGCTTGCCGGCAGGTGAAGCAGTGGGAGCAGATGGGGCTGGATTCGGTACTCGTCAGCGTAAATATGTCCATGCTTCAGTTCCAGCAGAAAGACATTGTATCTAGCATCAAATCGATTATTGCGGAGGCGGGCGTTCGGCCGGAGCAGATCGAGCTGGAACTGACGGAATCGATCTTTATGGAAAATCCGGAGCATACGCTGCGAATTTTGCATGAGCTGCAAGGGCTGGGCTTAAAGCTGTCTCTTGACGATTTCGGTACGGGATATTCCTCCTTAAGCTACCTGCAGAACATTCCGATTCATTATTTGAAGCTGGATAAATCCTTTATCCGGGGAATTGTGACGGATATCCGCAAACAGATGATCTTTAGATCGATCATTGTTATTGCTCATAACCTCAATATGAAGGTTGTGACGGAAGGCGTGGAGACGGCTGAAGAGCTGCAGATTATTAAAGAGCATAATTGCGATCTGATGCAGGGTTATTTGTTCAGCCCGCCGGTAACGCCGGAACGTTTCGTTGAATTGTTCCGGTCTAACAAATGCCCGGATGAATAAGGTGCAAAGGAAAGGGCGCTCCCCCGTCATGATGACGTGAGGAGCGCCCTTTATGATTAAATGGTCCATTGAGAGTGTACGATGGCGCAAACGTACCAAGCGCCGTTATGCTGCTCGAGGACAAGGATCAGACTTTCCCAATCCATGCCGCTAAGCTTCGGATCAAACCCGCTGAAATAATAATCGAAGTAGGTGCTGTCCGGGTAAATCTCCCCGATATTGACCAGCGTATTGCCTTGGCTAAGTATTTCGTTATGGCCGACCTTTTCGGCCTCCGCGAAGTTTTGATCGTATACGAACCTTTTGAAATAATCCCGGAACGCAAGACTGATCGGTTCGCCCGAGCCGTCGTAACGTCCCCATTTATACAGCTTTGGATCATCCCAATCAGGCAGCTCGCCGGCTGTGAAGGTTAAGGCGGTATCTTTCTCGATATGACCATAAGGAGAGAACAATAGCCCTTTCCCGGGGTGGATATAGCTGGACAAGTTTTCCAGATCCTGCTGCTTTAGGGCGTTGATAATAGCTTTGGCCGCTTCTTCAGCAGTTGTTGCCGGCGTCGAAGATGGAGATGGAGTTGGCGTGGGTGTAGATGTAGGCGCAAGCGTAGGTTCGACCGAAGGCTCGACGGTTGGTGATGCTGAAGGCGCCGGAGATAGCGAATTATCGTTCCCTCCAAGACCAAAACATCCTACAAGTACTAGCATGACGGCTAAAATGCATAATAGACGCCACATAAGCCTCACTCCATTTCAGCTTATTTTATTTTATCTTACCTGTTTTCTTCACCTATTAAACGGGAATTCAACCTGGATGTTGCATCTATGTTAGTTAACCGCTATTGTACGGCAATATTTTAGGAAATGGGCTTTGGGCGGTCCTTCATGTACGCGGTTGGCGTTTTGCCGGTCTCGCGCTTGAAGATTCGCTGGAAGTAAGACAGGTCGCGGTAGCCGACGGACTCCGAAATTTCCCCTACCGTAAGGGTGGAATCCACAAGCAGATAGATCGCTTTTTTCACCCGCGCTTTATGGACGTATTCGCTGATAGTTTGTCCGGTAACCCGCCGGAAAAGCGTCGCCGCGTAATTCGGACTTTTGCGGATATACTCGCCAAGCTCTTCTTTCGTAACTTTCTGTTGGTAGTAGTTCATGATATAGCTCTTCATTCTTTCGACCTGCTGGTGGGCGGCGGATGTAGCCGGTCCTTCATCAAGCTCTCTATTCCAGAGGGCCAGGCATTCGTACAAGATGGCAAGGCCAAGCACATCGGCATACAAATGCTTCTCCGTCCATTCGTTATGCATGGTTTTAATCCGCTCCAGGATCAGCTCATACGCGCCGGTTCTCGATTTCACCCAATGATTATTCTGCAGGAGCGGGAGCGGCGGAGTATCTGCGGTAAATTCTATGACATATTTCTCATGGAACACGGTAGGCACACATTTGCCATAATACGATTGGCAGGCCGGAATGTATAATAGATCGCCCTTTTCTAAAATGATTTTCTCGTTTCCGACCCAATACAGGGCCTTGCCGTAACTCGCCAATACAAGCGTGGATGCGCCCTCCGGGCGATTGCCGTTGTCGAACCAGTCGGTACCTCTGTCTTGCCTGACTTGCTGCAGCGTAAGCATGTTGACCCATGCCCTCCAATTCTTGAGAGTACTATATTTCTATAAGAGTACTATATTTCATAGTCGATTGGGAAGAAACGAGCTACAATAAGATTATTCTTGTTTACCACAAATACAGATTTGTACAACCAGGAGGAATCAGCGACATTATGCGCAAGACAAAAATTGTTTGCACCATGGGACCGGCATGCGAATCGACGGAAGTATTAATTGACATGATTAATGCGGGGATGAACGTTGCCCGTTTGAATATGGCACACGGAGAGCTGGAGGATCATGCGGCACGTATTGCGCGTATTCGCGAAGCTGCTGCGGCTACGAACAGTATTGTTGCGATTTTGCTTGATATTAAAGGTCCGGAAGTGCGGATCGGCAAGCTGGAGGAAGCTTCTTACCTGCTGAAGGTTGGAGAGAAGCTGACGCTGACTACGGAAGAGATTATCGGTAACGGCGAGCGCATTCACGTGAACTATGCGGAGCTGCCTCTGGTCGTGAACCCTGGCAATAAAATTTTGCTCGACGATGGCCTTATCGAAATGGAAGTTGTATCGGTTAACGGAACGGAAATCGAGTGCGTCATTCTGAATGGCGGCGTAATTAAAGCGAGAAAAGGCGTCAACCTGCCGGGTATCCGCACAACGCTTCCTGGCGTAACGGAACGCGATATCCGCCATATCCAGTTCGGCATCGAACAGCAAATTGATATTATCGCTCCTTCCTTTGTGAGAAGAGCGGAAGATATTTTGCAAATCCGCGAGCTTCTTCATGACGGCGGCGCAGGGCATATCCAAATCATCTCGAAGATCGAGAATGAAGAAGGCGTTAATAACCTCGATTCGATCATCGAAGCTTCGGACGGCATCATGGTTGCCCGCGGCGACCTTGGCGTAGAAGTACCGGCTTGGGACGTACCGATGATTCAGCGCGAAATGATCTCGAAATGTAACACAGCGGGTAAAGTAGTCATTGTTGCGACGCAAATGCTTGATTCGATGCAGGTTAACCCTCGCCCATCCCGCGCGGAAGTAAGCGACGTTGCGAACGCCGTCCTTCAAGGCACGGATGCGATTATGCTTTCGGGCGAGACGGCTGCCGGCAAATATCCGGTAGAATCGGTCAGCATGATGGCTTCCATTGCGGTGAAGGCGGAGTCCATGATGGATTACTTCGATGAGTTCCAACAGCGCAGAGGCGCTCAACCAACAACGATTACGGAAGTAATTAGCCAAGCGGTTGTAAGCTCGTCTTTGGAGCTGAACGCAAAAGCTATCGTAACGCCAACGGAGAGTGGGTTCACAGCCCGTATGGTATCGAAATACCGTCCAAAATCGCCAATTATCGCGGTTGCTTCGGATGAGAAGGTTCTGCCTCGCCTGGCTGTTATGTGGGGAGTTATCCCGGTGAAAGGTGGCCGACCTAACTCGACGGACGATATTTTTGAATCGGCATTAACAAACGGCGGCAGCACGGGTCTCCTGGAGAAAGGCGACTACGTTGTTATTACAGCGGGTACGCCAACAGGCAAAGCCGGCGCTACCAATCTTGTGAAGATCGCGCAATACGGCCTATAAAAGCGATAAAAAATGGCGAAGAACGCCCCTTGGATCATCTGAACGAGATGATTCCGAGGGGCGTTTTTGCGACTAAATAAACCCCTTCCCAAGCCGGGAAGGGGCTTATTGTATGTCCGTTTAGGTGTTGCTTACGGGAGTTGTGGAGGGAATGGGAGGTTCGCTGGCAGTCTCGCGGGTCTCGCTTGAAATTTCTTCTGATTGCTCTGCTGAGGCTGATGCAACTGCCGGATGCTCCTGAACCGGTTCTGCTCCGGCGCTAGCCGCAGCCGCTTCAGCAGCCGCCGCTGCTTGGGCAGCTTTCTTTTTGCGATGCCTTCTCCGGAAGAACAGGAACAAGACAATCAACGGGACGGCAATAGCGAACAAATAATACGATGCGTTATGAACCATCTTTTCGGCCGCTTGGCCATAGAAGTAAATAAGACCGCCAACTAGATAAAACTTTGCCGCTCTGCCTACAGCCGCGTACATAATAAGGCGCCATAAAGGAAAGTTCAGAGCGCCTGATAAAATCGTGAAAACCTTGAATGGAATGGGAGTGAAAGAACCGATCAGTACAGCGGTGTCTCCATTTTTCTGGAACATGTTGGTGGCAGATTCGACCCATTCCTTCTTAAGGATTTTGTACAGGATGGAATTGCCTAATAATTTGCCGATGAAATAGCCGATAGGGGTGCCTATCAAACAACCGATATATCCTACGGTAGCCAGCATAAACGCGTCATGCGGATTTACTAGGCTTAATGGAACCTGGAGGAATAAAGCCGGTATTGGAAAGATGATTGCATCAATCATAGAATGAACGAACAAACCCCAGGGGCCAAATTTCATTAGG
This region of Paenibacillus sp. JDR-2 genomic DNA includes:
- a CDS encoding alkaline phosphatase — protein: MKGKVLKTALLGTAAAALVVTGYTGIKSSNQVNAATQKAKNVVLFVGDGMGTAQRDAIRLATVGESGQLAMDSMPYVGLIHTSSTTAITDSAASATAYASGVKTYNGAIGVDANKKSVKTIMEYAKDKGMSTGLVTTSQITDATPAAFASHVEDRSKQSDIALQYLTKSKVDVLLGGGEDFWYPAGNKGAFDDETPADPSEKSKGTQGDLVKKAKSLGYTYVTNKTDMTKAKGKLLGLFANEEMFQQKPEGQGDVYNPIVSLPDMTKKALDTLSANKKGFFLMVEEEATDEMAHNNNAKLTIKAGQELDKSVKVAKDFAKQHPDTLVLVLADHETGGFSVEEVDDSDESTDGKTISGEDGPFAIAGSKMNFVVDWTTSGHTGVDVPVTATGAGSELFTGIFENTSIFNKLAQALNITIKK
- a CDS encoding CAP domain-containing protein; the protein is MTKKKTAAKKKSSATKKTNTESKSAKTDLLYPLQENVEDEVFALVNQAREAAGLQPLSRLEVLFEAAEAKAQDMRDNTYFDHLSPTYGTPGQMLTQFGVEWTAYGENIAAGQRTPAAVMEAWMNSPGHRANILSPKFTQMGVGYAPGTTDSRYRTYWVQEFVRL
- a CDS encoding GAF domain-containing protein, producing the protein MFNASLYTGTRDENYTLLIKQLTGLVEDESSRIANLANASALLQQFLDDINWVGFYLLEGETLVLGPFQGKPACTRITVGKGVCGTAVARKEAVLVEDVHQFPGHIACDSASNSELVIPLYSGGQIIGVLDIDSPSFSRFDETDLRYLTIFNERLGEHL
- the yjcZ gene encoding sporulation protein YjcZ — protein: MSYGVGPVAGAGCGYGGGSAFGFILVLFILLVIIIRSVWL
- a CDS encoding CobW family GTP-binding protein: MNTKIIPIYLLSGFLGSGKTTLLTGLLEQWKAQGLKAAVIMNELGDINLDGQMIGDKVPMSEMLSGCICCTIRSDLSLEIKTLIDTHQPDVIVIESTGAANPMEIMDGITEAAMYCRIELQSVITVVDGPELLQRSRSGKGKTYRLMRDQIRCATRLLLNKTDKLAPDELVEAQQLIREINAVAPVRTTVRCQMEDWAFIERQAEDAPQLSGGHQEEAERKHGHHDAHHHHTHEHVMVMTHYMNGAVDSEAFEAFLKQLPDHVYRAKGIVSLSDTASRFLFQYAYRETDFIRITPQGEVNDVAVFIGEHFSKDAVLEELHKLEREGSDSTE
- a CDS encoding EAL domain-containing protein, with protein sequence MLTSYSLLVSFYLTKLYHTSLEKGELLAQKQSIQYIDQFTTSINTSLASLTTIRDALLQMRSDGVQNRSYAVHMLETVIRNNPDLIGCYTVWEPNAFDRNDSKNRLASGYDDETGRFVPYIVRTNDGIKAIPTVDYNMLNGDGDFYQVVKQSKKFTLFDPYPYNLNGKDIVVTSFILPILDENGQFLGIVGGDISLQTVQDKIRSIRPLDGHASIITSNNYYLANGAYPDLVMNPYEMWEGGGSINDYKKSFSTIQYTPDRHANGQMLRMLIPIRIQDFTWHFEMVIPKGNMLTQYYSSLWSSILIAAATVVLMSLLALLMLKKIVLENIKKVIQVTSAVAIGNEKLKLDIRSNDEFETMANHFNRMVDFRKEAEHLIQHQATHDLVTGFPNRYGYSRHVETRTGSSGQFALLYIDLDRFKIINETLDYTMGDMLLKQVGNRIVEVTGQSGRVFRFGGDEFVVLLDEISYLGQATAVAARILSVIAEPIKMKGRLFYLTASIGMSVQQEWTPESGDRLVKESDIALYVAKKQRNTYKLYSPMMNDVPSKELILENSMFEALESNQFMLHYQPKLEIRTGRIYGVEALLRWKHPEFGMVSPLEFIPIAEKTGFIILLGEWVLRSACRQVKQWEQMGLDSVLVSVNMSMLQFQQKDIVSSIKSIIAEAGVRPEQIELELTESIFMENPEHTLRILHELQGLGLKLSLDDFGTGYSSLSYLQNIPIHYLKLDKSFIRGIVTDIRKQMIFRSIIVIAHNLNMKVVTEGVETAEELQIIKEHNCDLMQGYLFSPPVTPERFVELFRSNKCPDE
- a CDS encoding AraC family transcriptional regulator; the protein is MLTLQQVRQDRGTDWFDNGNRPEGASTLVLASYGKALYWVGNEKIILEKGDLLYIPACQSYYGKCVPTVFHEKYVIEFTADTPPLPLLQNNHWVKSRTGAYELILERIKTMHNEWTEKHLYADVLGLAILYECLALWNRELDEGPATSAAHQQVERMKSYIMNYYQQKVTKEELGEYIRKSPNYAATLFRRVTGQTISEYVHKARVKKAIYLLVDSTLTVGEISESVGYRDLSYFQRIFKRETGKTPTAYMKDRPKPIS
- the pyk gene encoding pyruvate kinase, translated to MRKTKIVCTMGPACESTEVLIDMINAGMNVARLNMAHGELEDHAARIARIREAAAATNSIVAILLDIKGPEVRIGKLEEASYLLKVGEKLTLTTEEIIGNGERIHVNYAELPLVVNPGNKILLDDGLIEMEVVSVNGTEIECVILNGGVIKARKGVNLPGIRTTLPGVTERDIRHIQFGIEQQIDIIAPSFVRRAEDILQIRELLHDGGAGHIQIISKIENEEGVNNLDSIIEASDGIMVARGDLGVEVPAWDVPMIQREMISKCNTAGKVVIVATQMLDSMQVNPRPSRAEVSDVANAVLQGTDAIMLSGETAAGKYPVESVSMMASIAVKAESMMDYFDEFQQRRGAQPTTITEVISQAVVSSSLELNAKAIVTPTESGFTARMVSKYRPKSPIIAVASDEKVLPRLAVMWGVIPVKGGRPNSTDDIFESALTNGGSTGLLEKGDYVVITAGTPTGKAGATNLVKIAQYGL
- a CDS encoding YqaA family protein, with protein sequence MLQDIVDFLMKFGPWGLFVHSMIDAIIFPIPALFLQVPLSLVNPHDAFMLATVGYIGCLIGTPIGYFIGKLLGNSILYKILKKEWVESATNMFQKNGDTAVLIGSFTPIPFKVFTILSGALNFPLWRLIMYAAVGRAAKFYLVGGLIYFYGQAAEKMVHNASYYLFAIAVPLIVLFLFFRRRHRKKKAAQAAAAAEAAAASAGAEPVQEHPAVASASAEQSEEISSETRETASEPPIPSTTPVSNT